One Luteibacter aegosomaticola genomic window carries:
- a CDS encoding MIP/aquaporin family protein yields MMRQNIGELISEAVAMFIIIAFGDSVACMYVLYDPSPYLNAYWGVCIAWGLAVTIAIYATASVSGTHANPAVTLALAVFRDFSWKKVVPYWIAQVIGAFLGAAIVYALFGPVIDHFNETHNLTREAGGAAGVFFTHPGLAITPMHALTDQIILTAFLLFGIFAITEQYNETAPGANSGALIIGLLVATIGASMGYLEAWAINPARDFGPRLFAYFAGWGSSALPSPDNYWWVPIVGPLIGGVVGGGAYQLLIHPFLPARQRALEEARQAAQRNSSPNR; encoded by the coding sequence ATCATGCGGCAAAACATAGGCGAGCTGATATCAGAAGCCGTAGCGATGTTCATCATCATCGCATTCGGCGATTCCGTAGCATGCATGTACGTGCTCTACGACCCCAGTCCCTACCTCAACGCCTATTGGGGCGTGTGTATCGCGTGGGGCCTGGCCGTCACCATCGCGATCTACGCCACCGCCTCGGTGTCGGGCACGCACGCCAACCCGGCGGTGACCCTCGCGCTCGCGGTGTTCCGTGACTTCTCGTGGAAGAAGGTGGTGCCTTACTGGATCGCCCAGGTCATCGGTGCCTTCCTCGGCGCGGCGATCGTCTACGCCCTGTTCGGGCCGGTCATCGACCACTTCAACGAAACGCACAACCTCACGCGCGAAGCGGGCGGTGCCGCCGGTGTGTTCTTCACCCACCCGGGCCTGGCCATCACGCCGATGCACGCGCTGACCGACCAGATCATCCTCACGGCGTTCCTCCTGTTCGGCATCTTCGCGATCACCGAGCAGTACAACGAGACCGCGCCGGGCGCCAACAGCGGCGCGCTGATCATCGGCCTGCTGGTTGCCACCATTGGTGCCTCGATGGGTTACCTCGAAGCCTGGGCGATCAATCCCGCCCGTGACTTCGGCCCGCGCCTCTTCGCCTACTTCGCTGGCTGGGGTTCGTCGGCCCTGCCGTCGCCGGACAACTACTGGTGGGTGCCCATCGTCGGTCCGCTGATCGGCGGCGTCGTCGGTGGCGGCGCATACCAGCTGCTCATCCATCCGTTCCTGCCGGCCCGCCAGCGTGCGCTCGAAGAAGCGCGCCAGGCAGCCCAGCGCAATTCCTCCCCCAACCGTTAA
- the glpD gene encoding glycerol-3-phosphate dehydrogenase: protein MVEQVDVLVIGGGVNGVGIARDAVGRGLSVWLCERDDLASHTSSAATKLIHGGLRYLEQFEFALVGKALAEREVLLRAAPHIIWPLRFVLPHQPHLRPAWMIRIGLFLYDHLGRGRRTLPGSRRVRFAKHVTGEPMRSEFTQGFVYSDAWVQDARLVVLNAMDAVHRGAKIETHTKCISARRDGDGWIAELEKRDGTRHFVRARALVNAAGPWAASFLDEVAHVKHTHTLRLIKGSHIVVPKIFDHRYAYIFQQPDRRIVFAIPYERDFTLIGTTDIEYKADPSHPVIDAEETQYLCEAVNRYFKKQLTPKDVVWSYSGVRPLLQDEAGSASEVTRDYLLDIDQTGGGAPLLNVFGGKLTTFRKLSEEAVDKLAPLLGNDKPAWTADARPLPGGGERDIDALTDDLRATRPWLPETFAWRLTHMYGTRARDLLGEANGIEALGTHFGSDLYQAEVDYLVRHEWATEAEDILWRRSKIGLRVGPEDVQRLTEYLNHRVPKGTTTNP, encoded by the coding sequence ATGGTCGAGCAGGTCGATGTCCTGGTAATTGGCGGTGGCGTAAACGGCGTGGGCATTGCCCGCGACGCAGTAGGACGTGGCCTCAGTGTGTGGTTGTGCGAACGGGATGACCTGGCCTCGCATACGTCGAGTGCGGCAACCAAACTGATCCACGGTGGCTTGCGCTATCTCGAACAGTTCGAATTCGCCCTCGTGGGCAAAGCGCTCGCCGAGCGCGAGGTACTGCTACGCGCAGCACCGCACATCATCTGGCCGCTACGCTTCGTCCTCCCGCACCAGCCGCATCTACGCCCCGCGTGGATGATCCGTATCGGCCTGTTCCTCTACGACCACCTCGGCCGTGGTCGCCGCACGCTGCCGGGCTCGCGCCGCGTGCGCTTCGCCAAGCACGTCACCGGCGAGCCGATGCGTTCCGAGTTCACCCAGGGCTTCGTCTACTCCGATGCCTGGGTGCAGGATGCGCGCCTGGTCGTGCTGAATGCCATGGATGCCGTGCACCGCGGCGCCAAAATCGAAACCCATACCAAATGCATCAGCGCCCGCCGCGATGGGGATGGCTGGATCGCCGAACTCGAGAAGCGCGACGGCACCCGCCACTTCGTCCGCGCGCGCGCACTGGTGAACGCGGCTGGTCCGTGGGCTGCCAGCTTCCTTGATGAAGTGGCGCACGTGAAGCACACCCACACCCTGCGTCTCATCAAGGGCAGCCACATCGTGGTGCCCAAGATCTTCGACCATCGCTACGCATACATCTTCCAGCAGCCCGATCGCCGCATTGTCTTCGCCATCCCGTATGAGCGCGACTTCACCCTGATCGGCACCACCGACATCGAGTACAAGGCCGACCCGTCGCACCCGGTCATCGATGCGGAAGAAACCCAGTACCTCTGCGAAGCGGTCAACCGCTACTTCAAGAAGCAGCTCACCCCGAAGGACGTGGTCTGGAGCTACAGCGGCGTACGCCCGCTCCTTCAGGATGAAGCGGGCAGCGCCTCCGAAGTCACCCGCGACTACCTGCTGGATATCGACCAGACCGGTGGCGGCGCGCCGCTGCTCAACGTGTTCGGCGGCAAGCTCACCACGTTCCGCAAGCTCTCCGAAGAAGCCGTCGACAAACTCGCGCCGCTGCTGGGCAACGACAAGCCCGCGTGGACGGCCGATGCCCGTCCGCTACCCGGCGGTGGCGAGCGCGATATCGACGCGCTCACTGACGACCTGCGCGCCACGCGCCCGTGGTTGCCGGAAACCTTCGCCTGGCGTCTCACCCACATGTACGGCACGCGCGCTCGCGACCTGCTCGGCGAGGCCAACGGCATCGAAGCCCTCGGCACCCATTTCGGCTCGGACCTCTACCAGGCGGAAGTCGATTACCTGGTCCGTCACGAGTGGGCAACGGAGGCCGAGGATATCCTCTGGCGGCGTAGCAAGATCGGCTTGCGTGTCGGCCCCGAGGATGTGCAGCGCCTCACCGAATACCTGAATCATCGTGTCCCGAAAGGCACCACGACCAACCCGTAG
- a CDS encoding DeoR family transcriptional regulator, which produces MNTDLRLNRRQEELIAIVQREGFVAVDELATHFDVAPQTIRRDLNLLADGGLIRRYHGGVSAPSSIENVAYAARQTLQAAEKNRIAQAIARHIPDGSSLFINLGTTNEGVGRALLEHRDLRIITNNLNIAILLSDNPTFEVIVAGGVVRGRDHGVTGEATIELIRQFKVDYGIIGISGIELDGTLLDFDFHEVRVAQTIIDHSRQVFLGADHTKIGRNAMVRLGDFSRVDAWFTDKTPPEPLIPVLDAAGTQLHIAE; this is translated from the coding sequence ATGAATACGGATCTACGCCTCAACCGACGCCAGGAAGAACTCATCGCGATCGTCCAGCGCGAAGGCTTCGTGGCGGTCGATGAGCTGGCCACGCATTTCGACGTGGCACCGCAAACCATTCGCCGCGACCTCAACCTGCTCGCCGACGGCGGCCTGATCCGCCGCTACCACGGCGGTGTGAGTGCGCCCAGCAGTATCGAAAACGTCGCTTACGCCGCACGCCAGACTCTGCAGGCCGCGGAAAAGAACCGCATTGCCCAGGCGATCGCCAGGCACATCCCCGATGGTTCGTCGCTATTCATCAACCTGGGCACGACCAACGAAGGCGTCGGCCGCGCGCTGCTCGAGCACCGCGACCTGCGCATCATCACCAACAACCTCAATATCGCCATCCTGCTCAGCGACAACCCGACCTTCGAGGTCATCGTCGCCGGCGGGGTAGTGCGTGGCCGTGACCACGGCGTCACCGGCGAGGCCACGATCGAGCTCATCCGCCAGTTCAAGGTCGACTACGGCATCATCGGTATCTCGGGCATCGAGCTCGATGGCACGCTCCTGGACTTCGACTTCCACGAAGTCCGCGTCGCCCAGACCATCATCGACCACTCGCGCCAGGTCTTCCTCGGCGCCGACCACACCAAGATCGGCCGCAATGCCATGGTGCGCCTGGGCGATTTCTCCCGCGTCGATGCCTGGTTCACCGATAAGACCCCACCCGAACCGCTCATCCCCGTACTCGACGCCGCCGGAACCCAACTCCACATCGCCGAATAG